Proteins from a genomic interval of Pogoniulus pusillus isolate bPogPus1 chromosome 42, bPogPus1.pri, whole genome shotgun sequence:
- the OGDH gene encoding 2-oxoglutarate dehydrogenase complex component E1 isoform X2, producing the protein MLNLRTCVAKLRPLTASQTVRTLPQHRLAAPRTFTHIRCYSAPVAAEPFLSGTSSNYVEEMYYAWLENPKSVHKSWDIFFRNANAGAAPGTAYQSPPPLGSSLSSLSQAQFLVQAQPNVDKLVEDHLAVQSLIRAYQVRGHHIAKLDPLGISCVNFDDAPLTVSPNVDLAVFKERLRVLTVGGFYGLDESDLDKVFHLPTTTFIGGNESALPLREIIRRLEMAYCQHIGVEFMFINDLEQCQWIRQKFETPGIMQFTNEEKRTLLARLVRSTRFEEFLHRKWSSEKRFGLEGCEVLIPALKTIIDKSSEKGVDYVIMGMPHRGRLNVLANVIRKELEQIFCQFDSKLEAADEGSGDVKYHLGMYHRRINRVTDRNITLSLVANPSHLEAADPVVQGKTKAEQFYCGDTEGKKVMSILLHGDAAFAGQGIVYETFHLSDLPSYTTHGTVHVVVNNQIGFTTDPRMARSSPYPTDVARVVNAPIFHVNADDPEAVVYVCNVAAEWRSTFHKDVVVDLVCYRRNGHNEMDEPMFTQPLMYKQIRKQKPVLQKYAELLISQGVVNQPEYEEEIAKYDKICEEAHARSKDEKILHIKHWLDSPWPGFFTLDGQPRSMSCPSTGLNEEDLTHIGQVASSVPVEDFTIHGGLSRILKTRGELVKNRTVDWALAEYMAFGSLLKEGIHIRLSGQDVERGTFSHRHHVLHDQNVDKRTCIPMNHLWPNQAPYTVCNSSLSEYGVLGFELGFAMASPNALVLWEAQFGDFHNTAQCIIDQFICPGQAKWVRQNGIVLLLPHGMEGMGPEHSSARPERFLQMCNDDPDVFPKLLEDFDVRQLYDCNWIVVNCSTPANFFHVLRRQILLPFRKPLIIFTPKSLLRHPEARSSFDDMLPGTHFLRVIPESGPAAQRPDQVRRLLLCTGKVYYDLTRERKARQMEADVAITRVEQLSPFPFDLLQQEAEKYPAAELVWCQEEHKNQGYYDYVKPRLRTTINRAKPVWYAGREPAAAPATGNKKTHLTELQRLLDTAFNLDAFKDLA; encoded by the exons tcgTGGGACATCTTCTTCCGCAACGCCAACGCCGGAGCCGCCCCAGGCACCGCTTACCAAAGCCCTCCCCCGCTcggctccagcctctcctccctctcccaagCCCAGTTCCTGGTGCAGGCACAGCCCAACGTGGACAAGCTGGTGGAGGATCACCTGGCAGTGCAGTCCCTCATCAGGGCCTACCAG GTCAGGGGCCACCACATTGCAAAGCTGGACCCCCTGGGCATTAGTTGTGTAAACTTTGACGATGCTCCCCTCACCGTCTCTCCAAACGTCG acctggcagtgttcaaggaGCGGCTGAGAGTGTTAACAGTAGGAG GCTTTTACGGACTGGATGAGTCTGACCTGGACAAAGTTTTCCACCTGCCCACGACCACTTTCATCGGTGGGAACGAATCTGCGCTGCCCCTGCGGGAGATCATCCGGCGGCTGGAG ATGGCATACTGCCAGCACATCGGGGTGGAGTTCATGTTCATCAACGACCTGGAGCAGTGCCAGTGGATCCGGCAGAAGTTCGAGACCCCTGGCATCATGCAGTTCACCAACGAGGAGAAGAGGAccctgctggccaggctggtCCGCTCCACcag GTTTGAGGAGTTTCTCCATCGAAAATGGTCCTCAGAGAAACGTTTTGgtctggagggctgtgaggtgcTGATCCCAGCCTTAAAGACCATCATTGATAAGTCAAGTGAGAAGGGAGTGGATTATGTGATCATGGGCATGCCCCACAG GGGCCGCCTGAACGTCCTTGCCAACGTGAtcaggaaggagctggagcagatctTCTGCCAGTTCGACTCCAAGCTGGAGGCTGCCGATGAG ggctctggggACGTCAAGTACCACCTGGGCATGTACCACCGGCGGATCAACCGCGTCACCGACAGGAACATCACCCTCAGCCTGGTGGCAAACCCCTCCCACCTGGAGGCAGCCGACCCTGTGGTGCAGGGCAAGACCAAGGCAGAGCAGTTCTACTGTGGGGACACAGAGGGCAAGAAG gtGATGTCCATCCTGCTGCACGGGGACGCTGCCTTCGCCGGGCAGGGCATCGTGTATGAGACCTTCCACCTGAGCGACCTGCCCTCCTACACCACCCACGGCACCGTCCACGTGGTGGTCAACAaccag aTTGGCTTCACCACAGACCCCAGGATGGCTCGCTCCTCGCCCTACCCCACCGACGTGGCACGCGTGGTCAACGCCCCCATCTTCCACGTCAACGCCGACGACCCCGAGGCCGTGGTCTACGTCTGCAACGTGGCAGCAGAGTGGAGGAGCACCTTCCACAAGGACGTGGTGGTGGACTTG GTTTGCTACCGGCGCAATGGGCACAACGAGATGGACGAGCCCATGTTCACCCAGCCCCTGATGTACAAACAGATCCGCAAGCAGaagcctgtgctgcagaaaTATGCTGAGCTGCTCATCTCCCAGGGGGTGGTCAATCAGCCAGAGTATGAG GAGGAGATTGCCAAGTATGACAAGATCTGTGAGGAGGCCCATGCCAGGTCCAAGGACGAGAAGATCTTGCACATCAAGCACTGGCTGGACTCACCCTGGCCTG GTTTCTTCACTCTGGATGGGCAACCACGGAGCATGAGCTGCCCCTCCACGGGGCTGAACGAGGAGGACCTGACCCACATCGGGCAAGTGGCCAGCTCCGTGCCAGTGGAGGACTTCACTATCCACGGAG GTCTGAGCCGGATCCTGAAGACCCGCGGGGAGCTGGTGAAGAACAGGACGGTGGACTGGGCGCTGGCAGAGTACATGGCCTTCGGCTCCCTGCTCAAGGAGGGCATCCACATCCGCCTCAGCGGGCAGGACGTGGAGAGGGGCACCTTCAG CCACCGGCACCACGTCCTGCACGACCAGAACGTGGACAAGAGGACCTGCATCCCCATGAACCACCTCTGGCCCAACCAAGCTCCCTACACCGTCTGCAACAGCTCCCTCTCGGAGTACGGCGTCCTGG GGTTCGAGCTGGGCTTCGCCATGGCCAGCCCCAACGCCCTGGTGCTGTGGGAGGCACAGTTCGGGGACTTCCACAACACTGCGCAGTGCATCATCGACCAATTCATCTGCCCCGGGCAGGCCAAGTGGGTGCGGCAGAATGGCAtcgtcctgctgctgccccacggCATGGAGGGCATG GGTCCCGAGCACTCCTCTGCCCGCCCCGAGCGCTTCCTGCAGATGTGCAACGATGACCCTGACGTCTTCCCT aagctgttggaggACTTCGATGTGCGGCAGCTCTACGACTGCAACTGGATCGTGGTCAACTGCTCCACCCCTGCCAACTTCTTCCACGTCCTGCGGCGCCAGATCCTGCTGCCCTTCCGCAAACCG ctcatcATCTTCACTCCAAAGTCGCTGCTGCGCCACCCTGAAGCCCGCTCCAGCTTCGATGACATGCTGCCAG GCACTCACTTCCTCCGCGTCATCCCCGAGAGCGGCCCCGCGGCGCAGCGCCCCGACCAGGTTCGgcgcctgctgctctgcaccggCAAAGTCTACTACGACCTGACCCGGGAGCGCAAGGCTCGGCAGATGGAGGCCGATGTGGCCATCACCAGGGTGGAGCAG CTCTCGCCCTTCCCCTtcgacctgctgcagcaggaggctgagaagtACCCCGCGGCCGAGCTGGTGTGGTGCCAGGAGGAGCACAAGAACCAGGGCTACTACGACTACGTCAAACCCCGGCTGCGCACCACCATCAACCGCGCCAAGCCTGTCTG GTACGCAGGGCGGGAGCCGGCAGCTGCCCCTGCCACCGGCAACAAGAAGACTCACCTGACGGAGCTGCAGCGGCTCCTCGACACGGCCTTCAACCTCGACGCCTTCAAGGATCTGGCCTGA
- the OGDH gene encoding 2-oxoglutarate dehydrogenase complex component E1 isoform X4 — protein MLNLRTCVAKLRPLTASQTVRTLPQHRLAAPRTFTHIRCYSAPVAAEPFLSGTSSNYVEEMYYAWLENPKSVHKSWDIFFRNANAGAAPGTAYQSPPPLGSSLSSLSQAQFLVQAQPNVDKLVEDHLAVQSLIRAYQVRGHHIAKLDPLGISCVNFDDAPLTVSPNVGFYGLDESDLDKVFHLPTTTFIGGNESALPLREIIRRLEMAYCQHIGVEFMFINDLEQCQWIRQKFETPGIMQFTNEEKRTLLARLVRSTRFEEFLHRKWSSEKRFGLEGCEVLIPALKTIIDKSSEKGVDYVIMGMPHRGRLNVLANVIRKELEQIFCQFDSKLEAADEGSGDVKYHLGMYHRRINRVTDRNITLSLVANPSHLEAADPVVQGKTKAEQFYCGDTEGKKVMSILLHGDAAFAGQGIVYETFHLSDLPSYTTHGTVHVVVNNQIGFTTDPRMARSSPYPTDVARVVNAPIFHVNADDPEAVVYVCNVAAEWRSTFHKDVVVDLVCYRRNGHNEMDEPMFTQPLMYKQIRKQKPVLQKYAELLISQGVVNQPEYEEEIAKYDKICEEAHARSKDEKILHIKHWLDSPWPGFFTLDGQPRSMSCPSTGLNEEDLTHIGQVASSVPVEDFTIHGGLSRILKTRGELVKNRTVDWALAEYMAFGSLLKEGIHIRLSGQDVERGTFSHRHHVLHDQNVDKRTCIPMNHLWPNQAPYTVCNSSLSEYGVLGFELGFAMASPNALVLWEAQFGDFHNTAQCIIDQFICPGQAKWVRQNGIVLLLPHGMEGMGPEHSSARPERFLQMCNDDPDVFPKLLEDFDVRQLYDCNWIVVNCSTPANFFHVLRRQILLPFRKPLIIFTPKSLLRHPEARSSFDDMLPGTHFLRVIPESGPAAQRPDQVRRLLLCTGKVYYDLTRERKARQMEADVAITRVEQLSPFPFDLLQQEAEKYPAAELVWCQEEHKNQGYYDYVKPRLRTTINRAKPVWYAGREPAAAPATGNKKTHLTELQRLLDTAFNLDAFKDLA, from the exons tcgTGGGACATCTTCTTCCGCAACGCCAACGCCGGAGCCGCCCCAGGCACCGCTTACCAAAGCCCTCCCCCGCTcggctccagcctctcctccctctcccaagCCCAGTTCCTGGTGCAGGCACAGCCCAACGTGGACAAGCTGGTGGAGGATCACCTGGCAGTGCAGTCCCTCATCAGGGCCTACCAG GTCAGGGGCCACCACATTGCAAAGCTGGACCCCCTGGGCATTAGTTGTGTAAACTTTGACGATGCTCCCCTCACCGTCTCTCCAAACGTCG GCTTTTACGGACTGGATGAGTCTGACCTGGACAAAGTTTTCCACCTGCCCACGACCACTTTCATCGGTGGGAACGAATCTGCGCTGCCCCTGCGGGAGATCATCCGGCGGCTGGAG ATGGCATACTGCCAGCACATCGGGGTGGAGTTCATGTTCATCAACGACCTGGAGCAGTGCCAGTGGATCCGGCAGAAGTTCGAGACCCCTGGCATCATGCAGTTCACCAACGAGGAGAAGAGGAccctgctggccaggctggtCCGCTCCACcag GTTTGAGGAGTTTCTCCATCGAAAATGGTCCTCAGAGAAACGTTTTGgtctggagggctgtgaggtgcTGATCCCAGCCTTAAAGACCATCATTGATAAGTCAAGTGAGAAGGGAGTGGATTATGTGATCATGGGCATGCCCCACAG GGGCCGCCTGAACGTCCTTGCCAACGTGAtcaggaaggagctggagcagatctTCTGCCAGTTCGACTCCAAGCTGGAGGCTGCCGATGAG ggctctggggACGTCAAGTACCACCTGGGCATGTACCACCGGCGGATCAACCGCGTCACCGACAGGAACATCACCCTCAGCCTGGTGGCAAACCCCTCCCACCTGGAGGCAGCCGACCCTGTGGTGCAGGGCAAGACCAAGGCAGAGCAGTTCTACTGTGGGGACACAGAGGGCAAGAAG gtGATGTCCATCCTGCTGCACGGGGACGCTGCCTTCGCCGGGCAGGGCATCGTGTATGAGACCTTCCACCTGAGCGACCTGCCCTCCTACACCACCCACGGCACCGTCCACGTGGTGGTCAACAaccag aTTGGCTTCACCACAGACCCCAGGATGGCTCGCTCCTCGCCCTACCCCACCGACGTGGCACGCGTGGTCAACGCCCCCATCTTCCACGTCAACGCCGACGACCCCGAGGCCGTGGTCTACGTCTGCAACGTGGCAGCAGAGTGGAGGAGCACCTTCCACAAGGACGTGGTGGTGGACTTG GTTTGCTACCGGCGCAATGGGCACAACGAGATGGACGAGCCCATGTTCACCCAGCCCCTGATGTACAAACAGATCCGCAAGCAGaagcctgtgctgcagaaaTATGCTGAGCTGCTCATCTCCCAGGGGGTGGTCAATCAGCCAGAGTATGAG GAGGAGATTGCCAAGTATGACAAGATCTGTGAGGAGGCCCATGCCAGGTCCAAGGACGAGAAGATCTTGCACATCAAGCACTGGCTGGACTCACCCTGGCCTG GTTTCTTCACTCTGGATGGGCAACCACGGAGCATGAGCTGCCCCTCCACGGGGCTGAACGAGGAGGACCTGACCCACATCGGGCAAGTGGCCAGCTCCGTGCCAGTGGAGGACTTCACTATCCACGGAG GTCTGAGCCGGATCCTGAAGACCCGCGGGGAGCTGGTGAAGAACAGGACGGTGGACTGGGCGCTGGCAGAGTACATGGCCTTCGGCTCCCTGCTCAAGGAGGGCATCCACATCCGCCTCAGCGGGCAGGACGTGGAGAGGGGCACCTTCAG CCACCGGCACCACGTCCTGCACGACCAGAACGTGGACAAGAGGACCTGCATCCCCATGAACCACCTCTGGCCCAACCAAGCTCCCTACACCGTCTGCAACAGCTCCCTCTCGGAGTACGGCGTCCTGG GGTTCGAGCTGGGCTTCGCCATGGCCAGCCCCAACGCCCTGGTGCTGTGGGAGGCACAGTTCGGGGACTTCCACAACACTGCGCAGTGCATCATCGACCAATTCATCTGCCCCGGGCAGGCCAAGTGGGTGCGGCAGAATGGCAtcgtcctgctgctgccccacggCATGGAGGGCATG GGTCCCGAGCACTCCTCTGCCCGCCCCGAGCGCTTCCTGCAGATGTGCAACGATGACCCTGACGTCTTCCCT aagctgttggaggACTTCGATGTGCGGCAGCTCTACGACTGCAACTGGATCGTGGTCAACTGCTCCACCCCTGCCAACTTCTTCCACGTCCTGCGGCGCCAGATCCTGCTGCCCTTCCGCAAACCG ctcatcATCTTCACTCCAAAGTCGCTGCTGCGCCACCCTGAAGCCCGCTCCAGCTTCGATGACATGCTGCCAG GCACTCACTTCCTCCGCGTCATCCCCGAGAGCGGCCCCGCGGCGCAGCGCCCCGACCAGGTTCGgcgcctgctgctctgcaccggCAAAGTCTACTACGACCTGACCCGGGAGCGCAAGGCTCGGCAGATGGAGGCCGATGTGGCCATCACCAGGGTGGAGCAG CTCTCGCCCTTCCCCTtcgacctgctgcagcaggaggctgagaagtACCCCGCGGCCGAGCTGGTGTGGTGCCAGGAGGAGCACAAGAACCAGGGCTACTACGACTACGTCAAACCCCGGCTGCGCACCACCATCAACCGCGCCAAGCCTGTCTG GTACGCAGGGCGGGAGCCGGCAGCTGCCCCTGCCACCGGCAACAAGAAGACTCACCTGACGGAGCTGCAGCGGCTCCTCGACACGGCCTTCAACCTCGACGCCTTCAAGGATCTGGCCTGA
- the OGDH gene encoding 2-oxoglutarate dehydrogenase complex component E1 isoform X1: MLNLRTCVAKLRPLTASQTVRTLPQHRLAAPRTFTHIRCYSAPVAAEPFLSGTSSNYVEEMYYAWLENPKSVHKSWDIFFRNANAGAAPGTAYQSPPPLGSSLSSLSQAQFLVQAQPNVDKLVEDHLAVQSLIRAYQIRGHHVAQLDPLGILDADLDSSLPADIITSTDKLDLAVFKERLRVLTVGGFYGLDESDLDKVFHLPTTTFIGGNESALPLREIIRRLEMAYCQHIGVEFMFINDLEQCQWIRQKFETPGIMQFTNEEKRTLLARLVRSTRFEEFLHRKWSSEKRFGLEGCEVLIPALKTIIDKSSEKGVDYVIMGMPHRGRLNVLANVIRKELEQIFCQFDSKLEAADEGSGDVKYHLGMYHRRINRVTDRNITLSLVANPSHLEAADPVVQGKTKAEQFYCGDTEGKKVMSILLHGDAAFAGQGIVYETFHLSDLPSYTTHGTVHVVVNNQIGFTTDPRMARSSPYPTDVARVVNAPIFHVNADDPEAVVYVCNVAAEWRSTFHKDVVVDLVCYRRNGHNEMDEPMFTQPLMYKQIRKQKPVLQKYAELLISQGVVNQPEYEEEIAKYDKICEEAHARSKDEKILHIKHWLDSPWPGFFTLDGQPRSMSCPSTGLNEEDLTHIGQVASSVPVEDFTIHGGLSRILKTRGELVKNRTVDWALAEYMAFGSLLKEGIHIRLSGQDVERGTFSHRHHVLHDQNVDKRTCIPMNHLWPNQAPYTVCNSSLSEYGVLGFELGFAMASPNALVLWEAQFGDFHNTAQCIIDQFICPGQAKWVRQNGIVLLLPHGMEGMGPEHSSARPERFLQMCNDDPDVFPKLLEDFDVRQLYDCNWIVVNCSTPANFFHVLRRQILLPFRKPLIIFTPKSLLRHPEARSSFDDMLPGTHFLRVIPESGPAAQRPDQVRRLLLCTGKVYYDLTRERKARQMEADVAITRVEQLSPFPFDLLQQEAEKYPAAELVWCQEEHKNQGYYDYVKPRLRTTINRAKPVWYAGREPAAAPATGNKKTHLTELQRLLDTAFNLDAFKDLA, translated from the exons tcgTGGGACATCTTCTTCCGCAACGCCAACGCCGGAGCCGCCCCAGGCACCGCTTACCAAAGCCCTCCCCCGCTcggctccagcctctcctccctctcccaagCCCAGTTCCTGGTGCAGGCACAGCCCAACGTGGACAAGCTGGTGGAGGATCACCTGGCAGTGCAGTCCCTCATCAGGGCCTACCAG ATTCGAGGGCACCATGTAGCACAACTCGACCCCTTGGGCATCTTGGATGCAGATCTGGACTCCTCCCTTCCAGCTGACATTATCACATCCACAGACAAACTGG acctggcagtgttcaaggaGCGGCTGAGAGTGTTAACAGTAGGAG GCTTTTACGGACTGGATGAGTCTGACCTGGACAAAGTTTTCCACCTGCCCACGACCACTTTCATCGGTGGGAACGAATCTGCGCTGCCCCTGCGGGAGATCATCCGGCGGCTGGAG ATGGCATACTGCCAGCACATCGGGGTGGAGTTCATGTTCATCAACGACCTGGAGCAGTGCCAGTGGATCCGGCAGAAGTTCGAGACCCCTGGCATCATGCAGTTCACCAACGAGGAGAAGAGGAccctgctggccaggctggtCCGCTCCACcag GTTTGAGGAGTTTCTCCATCGAAAATGGTCCTCAGAGAAACGTTTTGgtctggagggctgtgaggtgcTGATCCCAGCCTTAAAGACCATCATTGATAAGTCAAGTGAGAAGGGAGTGGATTATGTGATCATGGGCATGCCCCACAG GGGCCGCCTGAACGTCCTTGCCAACGTGAtcaggaaggagctggagcagatctTCTGCCAGTTCGACTCCAAGCTGGAGGCTGCCGATGAG ggctctggggACGTCAAGTACCACCTGGGCATGTACCACCGGCGGATCAACCGCGTCACCGACAGGAACATCACCCTCAGCCTGGTGGCAAACCCCTCCCACCTGGAGGCAGCCGACCCTGTGGTGCAGGGCAAGACCAAGGCAGAGCAGTTCTACTGTGGGGACACAGAGGGCAAGAAG gtGATGTCCATCCTGCTGCACGGGGACGCTGCCTTCGCCGGGCAGGGCATCGTGTATGAGACCTTCCACCTGAGCGACCTGCCCTCCTACACCACCCACGGCACCGTCCACGTGGTGGTCAACAaccag aTTGGCTTCACCACAGACCCCAGGATGGCTCGCTCCTCGCCCTACCCCACCGACGTGGCACGCGTGGTCAACGCCCCCATCTTCCACGTCAACGCCGACGACCCCGAGGCCGTGGTCTACGTCTGCAACGTGGCAGCAGAGTGGAGGAGCACCTTCCACAAGGACGTGGTGGTGGACTTG GTTTGCTACCGGCGCAATGGGCACAACGAGATGGACGAGCCCATGTTCACCCAGCCCCTGATGTACAAACAGATCCGCAAGCAGaagcctgtgctgcagaaaTATGCTGAGCTGCTCATCTCCCAGGGGGTGGTCAATCAGCCAGAGTATGAG GAGGAGATTGCCAAGTATGACAAGATCTGTGAGGAGGCCCATGCCAGGTCCAAGGACGAGAAGATCTTGCACATCAAGCACTGGCTGGACTCACCCTGGCCTG GTTTCTTCACTCTGGATGGGCAACCACGGAGCATGAGCTGCCCCTCCACGGGGCTGAACGAGGAGGACCTGACCCACATCGGGCAAGTGGCCAGCTCCGTGCCAGTGGAGGACTTCACTATCCACGGAG GTCTGAGCCGGATCCTGAAGACCCGCGGGGAGCTGGTGAAGAACAGGACGGTGGACTGGGCGCTGGCAGAGTACATGGCCTTCGGCTCCCTGCTCAAGGAGGGCATCCACATCCGCCTCAGCGGGCAGGACGTGGAGAGGGGCACCTTCAG CCACCGGCACCACGTCCTGCACGACCAGAACGTGGACAAGAGGACCTGCATCCCCATGAACCACCTCTGGCCCAACCAAGCTCCCTACACCGTCTGCAACAGCTCCCTCTCGGAGTACGGCGTCCTGG GGTTCGAGCTGGGCTTCGCCATGGCCAGCCCCAACGCCCTGGTGCTGTGGGAGGCACAGTTCGGGGACTTCCACAACACTGCGCAGTGCATCATCGACCAATTCATCTGCCCCGGGCAGGCCAAGTGGGTGCGGCAGAATGGCAtcgtcctgctgctgccccacggCATGGAGGGCATG GGTCCCGAGCACTCCTCTGCCCGCCCCGAGCGCTTCCTGCAGATGTGCAACGATGACCCTGACGTCTTCCCT aagctgttggaggACTTCGATGTGCGGCAGCTCTACGACTGCAACTGGATCGTGGTCAACTGCTCCACCCCTGCCAACTTCTTCCACGTCCTGCGGCGCCAGATCCTGCTGCCCTTCCGCAAACCG ctcatcATCTTCACTCCAAAGTCGCTGCTGCGCCACCCTGAAGCCCGCTCCAGCTTCGATGACATGCTGCCAG GCACTCACTTCCTCCGCGTCATCCCCGAGAGCGGCCCCGCGGCGCAGCGCCCCGACCAGGTTCGgcgcctgctgctctgcaccggCAAAGTCTACTACGACCTGACCCGGGAGCGCAAGGCTCGGCAGATGGAGGCCGATGTGGCCATCACCAGGGTGGAGCAG CTCTCGCCCTTCCCCTtcgacctgctgcagcaggaggctgagaagtACCCCGCGGCCGAGCTGGTGTGGTGCCAGGAGGAGCACAAGAACCAGGGCTACTACGACTACGTCAAACCCCGGCTGCGCACCACCATCAACCGCGCCAAGCCTGTCTG GTACGCAGGGCGGGAGCCGGCAGCTGCCCCTGCCACCGGCAACAAGAAGACTCACCTGACGGAGCTGCAGCGGCTCCTCGACACGGCCTTCAACCTCGACGCCTTCAAGGATCTGGCCTGA